ATTCCCTCCAAATCAGTCACCGTTCACTCtcttttactttgatttttatttccgCTGTCTCATTTCATTTTCTCCTTCTTCAGCCCAGAAAATTGATCTCAAGCCAATGCGAATGGTGTTTAAGTTAAAGCCCCTGCTTTTGTCTCCTTTCTCTAAATCCAAACCTTCGCCTCCTTTACGCATCGCCGACGTGCTTTTACTTCAAGATCACGAAGAAGACAGCCTCCTTCTCATGGACGGTTCGCGCCGTATCGCTGCTCGCTTGCTCTCTGCTCTTAAGCGTGGGAAGGTGGCGAAGCGGGTTATTGGTGACGAAAGTAAGGAAGATGACGTTGCGCCGCCTGATCACGAAACCGATGCTCCTGATTTCTCATCCGGTAACAATAAAAGTTTCCTGTTGTTTATATTTTGgcttttgaaatttcaaattctaatgttttttatttatttaaaaaagcaGAAATATGTGGGAAGGAATCAAACTTTAACGTAGGAGTAGggtgttgtttgctccatcttATTGCTGAGAGTAAAAATGAACTTCAAAAGATGAAGGAATTGAAGATCCAAATGGAGCATGTTCTTCAAAATGTTAAAGAGGGACTGCTAAATACAGACATACTAGTTTGTAAGAATCTTGAATCAAACGATGGGGATGGGGTCGACGAAAGTTTGGGTTTTAACAGCAACCTTACATCAAATAAAGTATTGTTTGATCAGTCGTCGAATTGTGATGATGCACCAAAAGACGCTTGTTTAGAAGGAATGGATAGACTTGAAGCAGAACTTGAAGTTGAGTTAGAACGTTTACTTCTCCATTTGGATTCAGGAAAATCCTCCACAATCCCACCTGAGAAAACCATCGAGGTACGGAGAAAACGTGGAAAGTCTTAATTTTGATTCAGACTTAAACATTTTGTTGTTTCTATTCaaagaaagataaagaaataCGTTTAGATAATAAGTCGTGTTAGTAGTTTATATAGAACATTTAGGTTAGAATTTGAAATCTTTACAAATTCCCCAGATATGTTAAATGATGTTGTGTGCAACCATACACAGGAGAACACTGTTAACACCACTTCAGTGAGAAGCTACAGTATTAGTAATGCTGAAGTAATCGACCCTACAATTGAGGCAGAGGAAGAAGACCGTCCGGACTCACATGGCGGGGTTCCTCCATGTGAACTGGAGAGGAAATTGCATGAATTGCTGGAAACAAGGCAGGAACAACAGATAAGAGAGCTAGAAGCTGCTTTGGAAACCGCAAGGCAAGAGCTCCGTGAAAAGGAACGAGAGATTTCTTGGTGGAAAGAAACCGCACATCTTATGTTAAAGCATGTTAAACAACCTTCAGGACTTAATTTCCAGTACGTTCGACATGCTCACCAACAGAAGTGAGAAAAAAAGAATTGTAATGCAGCTGATCCCCATCATGTATTACGTGTAATTGGTGGGTTTTAAATATGAGTTGCTTCTCAATATTTAGATGATTGGTTTGAAAATGTAATAACAAGTGAGAAATGAATACACGGATTCAAGGGAAATATATATAGCTCGTCAATGGATCGCTTATCATATAAAACTGGTTGGTTCTATATTTACATGTAATATTACAGAGTCCTCCTTCCTTTGCTTTAGATTACAGAATTTGTTATAGCTATCTAAGGGAGGGGATGTTTCGTTGCAATTTATCCAAGGCCGAAACATCTTTATTAGTGGAGTATCAAATTAGAAATCCCAATTGTTGATAAGATTTTATGCAGTGATGGCAACTACACAAGGTTACTAACCATATCGCTGTCCGTTGCCTTTTCTGATTGGAAGAAGATATGACAGATATGAACACTGTATCTTGCAACCATGCTAAGCCCGAGACCCATCAGCCTATAACTTGCACGTCTTTCTTAAAGGTGATTATATATGAATGTAGATGTGCGTATCAAACTTTTGGGCTGTCGTTGACTTGTCGTGGCTTCAATTACTCCTGGTCATGGGAGAAATAGTTGGTTGGTATTGATGAGTGAGAGCTATTAATTTCAGAAAAATCTTCGGATAATTAAGAGGAAAAAAGGGAGAGAAAAAACAATTATTTGCCAACGTATTACCATCTATTAATGTTTGGGTTCTTCCTTCTTTTGACCAAACATGGATGTGTCAGTGGTAATTGTGTTAATTCTCGTGCGTTGGACATGTTGGATTAGTGAAGTCGAAATGGTAAAAGCAGAGTCCGATGTTAGCGATAGATTGACACTGGAATCGGTGAGGGATTCGTTGATAAGGCAAGAGGATAGCATTGTTTTCAGTCTGATAGAGAGAGCCAAGTTTCCTTTAAATGCTCCAACCTACGACCCTTCCTACTTTTCAATGCCCGGCTCTTACGGTTCTTTGGTTGAGTTGGTTGTTAAACAAACAGAGGCCGTCCAAGCTAAGGTATattcttttcatctttcaattATCCCAATAATGTTTGCAGAGGCCAAGTGGAGGGGCAGGCCGGCCAGTCTTCTCGAAAGATTTTAGAGCTCTATATTTCTAAATAAACCATGTTTACAGTAGGCctcctatttattttaaaataccttattaaaatatcaatttaattatttattctactttttaatcaatcaaataatCAAGTCATGGTCCAGCTCGTGTACGTACTGCTAATTTGGTAGAAACCATGGCAATAGAATTATGGATAATGGAACTTGTTTAGACATTGAGTAGAAATCCAACCTATATATGAACGTGTTATAGGCCGGTAGATATGAAAATCCCGAGGAACATCCATTCTTCCCAGATGATTTACCACCGTCGCAGGTTCCACCTCACAAGTATCCTCGGGTAATAATTTATTCTTTCAAGCCTAGTACCTGCGTGTCCTTTTTCCGGATTTCTTTAATACCGGAagcaaattcaattaaaattaaacctgATCCCAAGACCACAGGTTTTGAATCCCGCGGCAGTGTTCGTTAACGTAAATAAGAAGATATGGGATGTATATTTCAACAAGCTGCTTCCATTGTTTGTCGCTCCCGGTGATGACGGAAACTATGCATCAACAGCTGCTCGTGATCTTGAGTGCTTACAGGTAAGAATCTCCCGTAATTGTTCTCTTTCTTATCTGTGTGATACGAAGGCAGTGACACTAAAATATGTTGTTATTCCCTTTAGGTCCTATCTAGAAGAATACATTACGGAAAACTTGTGGCTGAAGTCAAATTCAGAGATGAATGGAAGCACTATGAACCTGCAATTCGTGCTCGGGTACTTTCATTTCATAGCTATAATGCCACCAATGATGCATATATGAAATCAGTAGTATACTTTTTTTGGTGAAGATGATCACTTTTGAATTCTCTTGCATGGAATTTTAGGATAAAAAAACTCTGATGGATTTATTGACGGCTCCGGCTGTGGAAAAAGCAGTAAAGAAGAGGGTGGCGAAGAAGGCAAGTATATTTGGGCAGGAAGTGAAGGTAGGTGATGATAGTGATGAGAATAAAGGGAAGTACAAGGTGGATCCAGCTGTTGTTTCCAGATTCTATGGAGACTGGATCATTCCCCTAACAAAGGATGTTGAAGTCCAGTACCTCCTCCATCGCCTTGACTGAAACCTTGGTCATGTATCAGTTTCAGTCAAGGGTTCACAATTATAATACAGAATAAAATGTATTCTGTCAAATTCTGCTTTGATTATTATGTCTAGATCTACTCCAATGTAATATGCACGCATCTTTTCACAACACCCTCAAGCCGTTTTGAATCAGTTCTCCATAAAAACATACGGAACAAGATCTGGTCTTACttgaaaaatcacaaacaaAACAACTCTTTCTAATCTCTGCGTCCCTACTTAAAGTTCTATGTATAACTGataacaacataaaaatatgGGATGTTATTTCCATAAATGAAAAGAACATGATCAACCAAAAATTGTCTGCTACCAAAAACTGATAGCTTCCCCTACAAAGAGATCTTTCCTTAGATGTAAGGTTCTCTTAGTGAAGTTGGCAGCACCAGTTCAGGCTCTAATTCCCCGAGTGGCGTAAAGTAGTACTCAACCATGTCTTTGCTAACCTCTTCCAGGCTTGCGGGGTACCACTGTGAATTTGTTAGATACAAAAATCATAGGAGTAAGATTATATGAATGGATGGTGGGATTAAAATCCCGTCACTTTAACGTAGGCCTTTCGATTATGTACTAGTATAAAAGTACATGAACACAGACAATGGAgtcaaaaaaaagagaataccTTGGGAGCAAAATCCTTGTCCACTAACCTAGCCCGAACACCCTGTAGAGACAGTCCGATTACATTGACAAGAACAATGATTCAGGAAGTGCTCTCTATGTGAACAAGAACCGCCCATACCTCAGTGAAATCATTAGAGACCGATTTGGAGATCCAGGCAAGGGAAATCCGATATTCACGTGCCAGACACTGATCAAGTGATTGAAATCTACCTTCTCGTATCTAGCAAAAAGCAACTGACATAAGCCATTGATAGTGAACATGGTATTTAAAGCACTTGGACATTGTTAACCTACGGATCTTAGAGTAACTTTCAAGCTCAACGGTGAGgcttctttcatttttctcagCACTGTCTTGCACCAATCATCATAAGCTCCAGCTGCTTCATTTTCCTGAGATATCAAAGTCTTTAACTGACTGCCCAGGAACTTGGAAAATGTAGGCGAGGGCCTACATGCACATGCACACACATCTGCATATAATTATGCTTACCAGAGAATCAATAATTTCCTCAACAGTGTCATGGCTGAAACATTTATCAATTGTGTCAATCCTGAAACAAAAACACAAGATAAGAGAAGACAAAATCTATCAGGAAAAACAATGATtcttacaaataaaattaagcagTCGAGATATAAAATCTGTTTCTAAGTTCTACAATAACCACAAAAAAAGAGGTTACCTGCGAAGAATGCTGCTCCTATCGGGATAAACAAGGTCACCATATTGTGCAAGAGAAGAATCTATGACAGCTGGATCATCATTCATCAAGTTGCCGAGACGTTCTTCAATCCAAGCAAGTCTCTATAGGGGCAGTTTGTTCAAATAAGTTGAGAAAAGAGGAAAGGAGGAAAAGCACAATAAGAAGcagaagaaaaaacaaacagCATTTAAGCAATAGTGGGTAGCAAGGCCACAGGCAATCATTTCAACACCATTAAGCTTGTCTCCTGTTAGAGCTAAGTATTCCCCTGCAggaaaaaataaacatgtattgTTAAAATAAACTGGAATATGTGGCCAAGATATGCAAGCAAGTAATCTGGAGAAATGAacaaattcttatattttaataactagAAAAGTATACAAATAAGTCACGCATATTGATGAAGTCAGTTATGCATTGAAAAAATCGATAAAATGGCAGGTCAATACCTAAGTAACCAGGTAGGCGAGAAAGATAAAATGAAGCCCCTGCATCAGGATGGAACCCCAGTTGAGTCTCTGGATGAGAAAAAACCTGAAAATGTTAAGCAAAGGTAAGGAAAGGCAATTTAAGTCCATACACTAGAAAGGTTAAAAAGGAGGGCAAGGGGAGAGAACTGTTTGCCTCATTATCAATCCTCATTCTACAAGGAAAGGAAAAAACATTCTTATTGCACGGGCATAGAAGTTCAATCCCCACATATCATGTGCATGCCACTCATAAGAAGCAAGATGGATACATTAACGATAATTTGGACAATGCACAAATTCTAACATAAGATTTCTTTATAATGTTGTGGCACGACATACAGTTTTATCAGTCACTAATCTAAACATCCCTGGCAAAGAAATTCCACCTCCACACCCCATTGTTATACCATCGAAGATTGCCACCTGTATATATGGTCAGTGATTATAGTCAGAAGCCTCATTTGCGGTTACCAAAGAAAGTCAGAAGCAGTTCACAAAGACATCAATCACTTAAGGTTGAATTCTCACATGCGGCTTCAAATATGTTCCTTGTAGGTATACAAACTTATATAGCGTCTCAAAAAACCTTTTACATTCATAAACTTTCCCTGCACAAAGTTTAATCAGGTGAAACATGAATCACATACTCTAGTTATGCAAGCTATAAAGTaacttaataaaaaagaaattgcatTGCATGTGATAATAATGTGTCAAGTGATAATAATGTGTCAAGTGACAGCAAAACATGGCTAGGAACATGCAATAATCATGTTTGTAAAATCCTTGGCCAAAAAAGTtctgatttcaaaattcaaattggTCATGATGGATATCATAGTTAAGATGTCATTATTGAATTGCTTTCTCAAACTGGAAAGCTCTAAATTGACTAATCAAATAACTAAACGACATTGATAGCTGACTAACCTTCATTAAGTAAGCGATGGAGAGCAACAGTATCAACCCCAGAACAGAAAGCCCTGCCATTGCCCTTTAGTAAATTCAAGACAACAACTCAGACGccaatgaaaataaaaactgaAATGTCAGGGCATGAAGAAATACCATTGACAGGAATATCTGAAAAAGCAAACGACATGTTTGTTCATGTAAATGAGTGTTGTAACCTAACTATGCAATATGATACCTTCATTAAGACAAAACCAATATCAGGGTTTTCTTCCCATGATTCATACAATCTCTTCAGCCGAGCTgcctataaaattaaaaaaaaatgaaaaaaggtcTTAAATCTATTAGCTACTTCAGCATAAGGGTCAAGAGGAGAAGTTGaagttatcaattttaaaattagaagttTAGAACCAAAAGGAGAGAGAGCAAAATTAAACCATCGAGGCGGTAAGTGCATTGAGAGCAGAAGGTCTGTTGAGAATTGCTGCTCTTGATTTAGCTCTTCCTTCCACTAAAACCTGAAACATTTCACGCACAAATAAgcaatctttttatttaattaaaagaaaagcatTTTGGTTTTCCATTTTTAGctgaaaaacaacaaatttaagcaCAAAGACATACTTGACACACGAATCACGGGAAGATCACCCaaaaaaattgactaaaaaGTTATGACATacagaagaaaaataaaaacccagaAAGTAGACAATTATCTTCAAAGACCTGGTCCTCGAAATCATCATATAGAGCATAGTTGGGCTGAGCAGAGAGACATCTTTGATGAGAGAGGATCCCAAGTCTTTGAAATGAATGCCTAGCTTTTAATACAGCCTTCACTCTCTGCATCTTTGCTTTGCCCTCTCTATCTCGCTTGCTTTCACTTTTAACGTTTCTTTAGGAGAACGAAGCTTTTTCGCCTTAGCTAGCTCGCCTCGCCTCGCCTCGCCTCCCACACAGTGTTTCCCTTAAACGATGTCCAGCGTCACTGTGGGTTTTTGCATCAAGAATTCATCCTAGCCGTTCGGTTCGGCTATCGACTACTTTTAGTCAAACTGTCAGGGCTTTTCTGGCCCAAAGATGAGCTCCGTACATTTTAAAGCCCACATAGTAACGGGCATGAATTCCAAATTATTTAACAGGCTTGTatatgagaaagaaaaaaaacctagtTCCAAAAGCTTACGAAAATAATTGTGCCATTTACCAATTGCTCGGGCCATGGCCTATTCATTCCCATCCCATTATTGGGTCTCGAGTATTACACACAAACAAATAACCCAAGAGCGCGGTGCCAAACAATGGGACAAAAGTATAAACAGAAAATTGTCTCACTGGACAATTTGGTAAAAGGCTATTAAGTTTCACTAAAAATGTAGTCCGCTTGATACCATAATGGATGATCATACAATTAGATAGAAGATTTTCGTAAGAGAAGGACCCAAAAAACTgatattacattattattttccCCCCAGCTGACCACCATTTTAGAATACTTCAAACATCACAACCACCCCCATCGGCCATCATAAACTACAACCTTTTTTTACACTAGTAATAGTTTCTGAATCGTCCTTGTCTACGAAATAGAATGCCTCCTGTGTTTGGCAGATGAAGCCGCGGACTTGGTATCCCCTGGAACCATCGAGGTCGGGCTTTGCGAACTTCCAGAGGTCTCGGAACTTTTGTTCTCCCCATGCCCTTTTCCCACAACCCACAACTTGTCAAATATTCTTCTTGATCGAGATGGCAGCAGCTGCATCCCACTTTTACTGTTTCTGCTATCCTTCttcaaaaatttaccatttttggGGAATTCACCCTCTTTTATCTTGGTCTGATTCATCTGTTTCTTGATGGAGTTGCAATCTTCAGCTGCAGTTTTTTCCCATTCTTCCTCAGTGTTCGTAGTGGAACGGGAAGCATCGCGGGGATTGTTATTAAGTGATTGAACTCCTGCTGAAGCTCTAACCTGTTCAAAGAACAGAACTTGAACTACAACCCGAAGTGGAAGTCTATCGTTCTGTGCAGCATGCATTGACGCATCCATTGTCAACTTCTTCACATCCATCAGACTACACAGTTCCTTTCTTTCAGCCTTCGTCAAGCTCAGATGCTCCTGCAGATGTAATAACCAGGAATATTACAAATAACCAAATCACATACATTACCATGTACTAAGGACACTTCtaaataaacacaatttcaatggaaTAGTTCACCCTTGGCACACAAGTCATACCATGTACTGCCAAAGCAGCAACAGATTTGAGCTTATGAAATGGGATAACATATAATCCTAAAGTCTGGAAGATCAATGGAACTGGCATCCATAATTCAAAAGCCTACCTTGAGGTACATGTCAATGGCTTTATAGAGTCCATCATGAACCGGTCTGGCAAACTCAGGGATAGACCGTGCCAAGTCAATGAAACTGGCAAGGGAAAGATTCGGGTCGCGTGCAATTTCTTCAAGATACCCATCAATCACTTTACCAACACTCAACAATGATCCATGCCCTAGAACAAAATCAGTACATCCCACATCATTCTTTCCAAGATCCAAATCTTGACTGCACTTCTCATTGATCATACACTGATTCACAATAGAATGCACCATCCCAACATCATAAATGGTTGTTTGGGGAGACCGTGCTGGGATTAATAAATCCTTGACAGAAGCTTCATCCAACTTTAAACTTATCCTATTCATTAAATCTTCCCTCGCTGAATCATCCACCCCAACCAAAATGGCAACTTTCAACAGCTTCAGCAAGAAACTACATGAACAACTCACACCCTTATCCGAAGGCAATAAGCATACAATTGTTTCCACCAATAATTTGTTTCTCCAGGAATGTACATCAGAAATCAAGGCATCAACAGAATCTGGCAACCAT
This sequence is a window from Gossypium raimondii isolate GPD5lz chromosome 5, ASM2569854v1, whole genome shotgun sequence. Protein-coding genes within it:
- the LOC105768159 gene encoding protein POLAR LOCALIZATION DURING ASYMMETRIC DIVISION AND REDISTRIBUTION isoform X1, which produces MRMVFKLKPLLLSPFSKSKPSPPLRIADVLLLQDHEEDSLLLMDGSRRIAARLLSALKRGKVAKRVIGDESKEDDVAPPDHETDAPDFSSAEICGKESNFNVGVGCCLLHLIAESKNELQKMKELKIQMEHVLQNVKEGLLNTDILVCKNLESNDGDGVDESLGFNSNLTSNKVLFDQSSNCDDAPKDACLEGMDRLEAELEVELERLLLHLDSGKSSTIPPEKTIEENTVNTTSVRSYSISNAEVIDPTIEAEEEDRPDSHGGVPPCELERKLHELLETRQEQQIRELEAALETARQELREKEREISWWKETAHLMLKHVKQPSGLNFQYVRHAHQQK
- the LOC105768159 gene encoding protein POLAR LOCALIZATION DURING ASYMMETRIC DIVISION AND REDISTRIBUTION isoform X2 is translated as MRMVFKLKPLLLSPFSKSKPSPPLRIADVLLLQDHEEDSLLLMDGSRRIAARLLSALKRGKVAKRVIGDESKEDDVAPPDHETDAPDFSSEICGKESNFNVGVGCCLLHLIAESKNELQKMKELKIQMEHVLQNVKEGLLNTDILVCKNLESNDGDGVDESLGFNSNLTSNKVLFDQSSNCDDAPKDACLEGMDRLEAELEVELERLLLHLDSGKSSTIPPEKTIEENTVNTTSVRSYSISNAEVIDPTIEAEEEDRPDSHGGVPPCELERKLHELLETRQEQQIRELEAALETARQELREKEREISWWKETAHLMLKHVKQPSGLNFQYVRHAHQQK
- the LOC105768160 gene encoding chorismate mutase 2, which codes for MDVSVVIVLILVRWTCWISEVEMVKAESDVSDRLTLESVRDSLIRQEDSIVFSLIERAKFPLNAPTYDPSYFSMPGSYGSLVELVVKQTEAVQAKAGRYENPEEHPFFPDDLPPSQVPPHKYPRVLNPAAVFVNVNKKIWDVYFNKLLPLFVAPGDDGNYASTAARDLECLQVLSRRIHYGKLVAEVKFRDEWKHYEPAIRARDKKTLMDLLTAPAVEKAVKKRVAKKASIFGQEVKVGDDSDENKGKYKVDPAVVSRFYGDWIIPLTKDVEVQYLLHRLD
- the LOC105768158 gene encoding 3-hydroxyisobutyryl-CoA hydrolase-like protein 2, mitochondrial isoform X1, producing MQRVKAVLKARHSFQRLGILSHQRCLSAQPNYALYDDFEDQVLVEGRAKSRAAILNRPSALNALTASMAARLKRLYESWEENPDIGFVLMKGNGRAFCSGVDTVALHRLLNEGKVYECKRFFETLYKFVYLQGTYLKPHVAIFDGITMGCGGGISLPGMFRLVTDKTVFSHPETQLGFHPDAGASFYLSRLPGYLGEYLALTGDKLNGVEMIACGLATHYCLNARLAWIEERLGNLMNDDPAVIDSSLAQYGDLVYPDRSSILRRIDTIDKCFSHDTVEEIIDSLENEAAGAYDDWCKTVLRKMKEASPLSLKVTLRSIREGRFQSLDQCLAREYRISLAWISKSVSNDFTEGVRARLVDKDFAPKWYPASLEEVSKDMVEYYFTPLGELEPELVLPTSLREPYI
- the LOC105768158 gene encoding 3-hydroxyisobutyryl-CoA hydrolase-like protein 2, mitochondrial isoform X2, whose protein sequence is MLYMMISRTRSLKIIVYFLGFYFSSVLVEGRAKSRAAILNRPSALNALTASMAARLKRLYESWEENPDIGFVLMKGNGRAFCSGVDTVALHRLLNEGKVYECKRFFETLYKFVYLQGTYLKPHVAIFDGITMGCGGGISLPGMFRLVTDKTVFSHPETQLGFHPDAGASFYLSRLPGYLGEYLALTGDKLNGVEMIACGLATHYCLNARLAWIEERLGNLMNDDPAVIDSSLAQYGDLVYPDRSSILRRIDTIDKCFSHDTVEEIIDSLENEAAGAYDDWCKTVLRKMKEASPLSLKVTLRSIREGRFQSLDQCLAREYRISLAWISKSVSNDFTEGVRARLVDKDFAPKWYPASLEEVSKDMVEYYFTPLGELEPELVLPTSLREPYI
- the LOC105768157 gene encoding BTB/POZ domain-containing protein NPY1; its protein translation is MKFMKLGSKPDTFQADGKCIRYVISDLATDVTIIVGEVKFHLHKFPLMSKSNRLQKLVLKASEENSNEIDMVDFPGGPKAFEICAKFCYGMTVTLNAYNVVAARCAAEYLEMTEDVDRGNLIFKIEVFINSSILRSWKDSIIVLQTTKSLLPWSENLKIVGRCIDSIASKTSVDPANVTWSYTYNRKLSAPEIIVKGGMKYQEKIESVPKDWWVEDICELEIFLYKRVMTAVKSKGRMDGAIIGEALKTYAVRWLPDSVDALISDVHSWRNKLLVETIVCLLPSDKGVSCSCSFLLKLLKVAILVGVDDSAREDLMNRISLKLDEASVKDLLIPARSPQTTIYDVGMVHSIVNQCMINEKCSQDLDLGKNDVGCTDFVLGHGSLLSVGKVIDGYLEEIARDPNLSLASFIDLARSIPEFARPVHDGLYKAIDMYLKEHLSLTKAERKELCSLMDVKKLTMDASMHAAQNDRLPLRVVVQVLFFEQVRASAGVQSLNNNPRDASRSTTNTEEEWEKTAAEDCNSIKKQMNQTKIKEGEFPKNGKFLKKDSRNSKSGMQLLPSRSRRIFDKLWVVGKGHGENKSSETSGSSQSPTSMVPGDTKSAASSAKHRRHSIS